A region of Tachyglossus aculeatus isolate mTacAcu1 chromosome X4, mTacAcu1.pri, whole genome shotgun sequence DNA encodes the following proteins:
- the LOC119948144 gene encoding T-cell-specific guanine nucleotide triphosphate-binding protein 2-like: MGKRFYFIRTKVDADLKNSRRSRPDSFNEEQVLKQIRDDCQQCLEKEGQKNPQVFLISNFYLSLFDFPKLTEYMCIDLPLDKSHALVLAMPDITEKAIEMKKTALQETIELESLRSILQDPPTERTAKLQECLDHYRSIFRVNDEFLQKLEEEIKIPLKKLKDLSKSSDFLKLFKNHPPVEMKAMKTPFHSDPELGKSFSENLAIRLHFLDGVVKDAKKILKKAGDPPEKNASMMERVTKLLK, translated from the exons ATGGGGAAGAGATTCTACTTTATCCGGACCAAAGTGGACGCTGATCTGAAAAATTCTAGACGGTCTCGACCCGACAGCTTCAATGAGGAACAGGTCCTGAAGCAGATCCGGGACGACTGTCAGCAGTGCCTGGAGAAAGAGGGACAGAAAAACCCTCAGGTGTTTCTGATCTCCAACTTTTACCTATCTCTCTTTGACTTTCCTAAATTGACAGAATATATGTGTATCGATCTCCCACTTGACAAGAGTCATGCCCTCGTACTGGCTATGCCAGATATCACTGAAAAAGCCATCGAGATGAAGAAAACTGCCCTACAGGAAACGATTGAGCTGGAATCTTTGAGGTCCATTCTGCAGGACCCTCCCACCGAACGCACAGCTAAGCTTCAGGAGTGTCTGGACCATTATCGCAGCATTTTTCGGGTCAACGATGAATTTCTTCAAAAATTGGAAGAGGAAATAAAAATCCCTCTAAAGAAGCTCAAAGACCTCTCCAAATCCTCAGATTTTCTGAAGCTCTTTAAGAACCATCCGCCTGTCGAGATGAAGGCAATGAAAACTCCCTTCCATTCTGACCCTGAGTTAGGAAAGTCCTTCAGTGAGAACCTAGCCATCCGTCTCCACTTCCTTGATGGAGTGGTCAAAGATGCCAAAAAGATCTTAAAGAAAGCAGGGGATCCACCTGAGAAG AATGCATCCATGATGGAAAGAGTCACAAAGCTACTGAAATAA